CTGAAGTTCCAAACGATGTTTGGGACCATTCTTGAAAGATAAAAGAACTAAAATATGCAATCAATGAGTTGAGGATTAGGTAAAGATCTAAAGGTGGATTAAGTTGCCAGAAAATAGATGCGAACAAACACACTAAAAGATGTCGTATTAAAAGAACCCTTTATAGATTTGTGAATCCAATTCATAATCACAATAATGCTGTCAAGAATCATATATTGCACCGCTGTCCTTTTAGCCACAATCGCAGTCGTACTACTTGCTTTATTCTCACCACAGCCTTATAGAAAGAACCTGACACCCTTTGTAGCCCTGTCATTCTACATTCGACAACCACGAGTCACTGGCCCCGAAGCCCGTCCGGTGgaaccaccaccaccaccaccacctgcCGGAGCTCTGATATTCCACCACACACTAACAGAGGGACCCGAAAACACGTCTCGAGTAGTCGGGAAAGCACAAGGTTTTATAATCCCTGTGGAAAGCTTTGCGCATTCGGCGTTCAATATCATTTATCTTACCATATATACAAATGAATATTCGGGCAGCATCAGCATCCAGGCCAAAAGCTTAACCCACAAAGAAAGAGAAGTATTGAGTATTGTGGGTGGCACAGGGTCCTTTGCTTTCGTGCGTGGCCTAGCTGTTTTTGCTAAAACGGATGAGGCAATTTATCATATAAAATTGCACTTGAAATTTTCTAATGGCTCCTAAGCAATCTTGGACAAGGCAAAAATTATAGCGCAAAAGTTCCCCGTTTTTTCTCAACTCTTTCCCCCTACTTCTACATCTTTTGACGAGATTTATAAGAATAATATCTCTTGCATAATAATTTCAGTCAAAGATATCAATCTTCTGACTTTCGATTTTCACTGATTGTAAGTCATAAACTCCAATTGGTGTTCATTAATGTTGCAACAATATATATCACAGTAGTCGTTGAGATACATATTTTGGTACATGCAAGTATGTAATGGTCAATATAATACTTCTTCAACTTGGATCAACAATTTGGTCAAGTACGACGATGCAAAATAGTATGCCCACATTGCACCAAAAAATTAAGGATTTTATCAGACTGGGTAATGTTCTTCTCTACTAATCTATGTTCAGGATAGTTATTATAATGCAATAGATTGTACCAAGTAGGTTTTTGGTAAAAAATTATCTTTAGTGTATTTTCTAGATCTAAACCATTCAGAGTACGAGTGAACCATGCAACCAATTCGAGATAACACCAAACAAACCAAGCAATCTCCGAAACTACACGAATCAAAATATTCTCACTTTTTGTCAAAAGGTTGGTTGGAATCAGGAAGCAAGAGAGAAGGCCTCATCACAGTGAAAGACCACCCCATGGCATATAGGCTTGTTAGCACGTCTCCAGGCACCAAGATTTGAGAATCATCAAGAACCTGAGAATCTGTAGAGACTGCCACAATTTTATCCGAATCTTGTCCACTTTCGGAGAAACAAGATTTTATACTGAGAGATAGTAACAGATTTTCATCATCTCAGAGATGGAGAATGCTCCTGT
The Primulina eburnea isolate SZY01 chromosome 5, ASM2296580v1, whole genome shotgun sequence genome window above contains:
- the LOC140832708 gene encoding dirigent protein 2, which gives rise to MLSRIIYCTAVLLATIAVVLLALFSPQPYRKNLTPFVALSFYIRQPRVTGPEARPVEPPPPPPPAGALIFHHTLTEGPENTSRVVGKAQGFIIPVESFAHSAFNIIYLTIYTNEYSGSISIQAKSLTHKEREVLSIVGGTGSFAFVRGLAVFAKTDEAIYHIKLHLKFSNGS